The nucleotide window GCGTCGCTGGGGGCGATTACCGACCAGGTGGAACACATCAGCGACATGAACCATCAGGTGGCCACGGCGACCGAAGAGCAGTCGGCGGTGACTGAGGAAATCAACCGCACGGTGCAGGGCATTTCCGACCTGGCGCGGGAGACGGCGGCAGAGGTGCAGGGCTGCCGTGAGGAGTGCCAGGCGTTGCGTGGCTTGGCTGATGACCTGGCTCGGCAGATGGGCGGGTTCAGGCTTTAGATCGGTGTGGGCTTCATCGCCGGCAAACCAGCTCCTACAGGATCACCGCAGGCCTGAGCCTTGTGTGGTCCATGTGGGAGCTGGCTTGCCGGCGATTGGGGCCTGTCAGGCGGTGATGATGCTGCGGATATCCGCCGCCAGCTCGCGCACCCGCTCTTCCTCGGTATCCCAGGAACACATGAACCGCGCCCCGCCGCTGCCGATAAAGGTATAGAACCGCCAGCCCTTGGCGCGCAGCGCTTCAATCGCGTGCTCCGGCATTTGCAGGAACACCCCGTTGGCCTCCACCGGGAACATCAGTTCCACCCCCGGCAAGTCACTCACCAGCAACGCCAGCAGCTGCGCGCAATGGTTGGCGTGGTTGCCATGGCGCAACCACGCGCCATCTTCCAGCAGGCCCACCCACGGCGCGGACAGGAAGCGCATTTTCGACGCCAGTTGCCCGGCCTGCTTGCAGCGGTAGTCGAAGTCCTCGGCCAGTTGGCGATTGAAGAACAGGATCGCCTCGCCCACCGCCATGCCGTTCTTGGTGCCGCCAAAGCACAGCACGTCGACGCCGGCCTTCCAGGTCAGCTCAGCCGGGCTGCAGCCCAGGAACGCGCAGGCATTGGTAAAGCGCGCGCCGTCCATGTGCAGGTTCAGGCCCAGCTCCTTGCAGGTGGCGCTGATGGCCTTGAGCTCATCGGGGCGATATACGGTGCCCACTTCGGTGGCCTGGGTGATGGTCACCACGCGTGGCTTGGGGTAGTGGATGTCCTGGCGCTTCAGTGCCACTTCGCGGATCGACTGCGGGGTCAGCTTGCCGTTGACGCTGGCCGCCGTCAGCAGCTTGGAGCCGTTGGAGAAAAACTCCGGCGCGCCGCATTCGTCGGTTTCGACGTGGGCAGTCTCGGAACAGATCACGCTGTGGTAGCTCTGGCACAGCGAGGCCAGGGCCAGGGAGTTGGCTGCGGTACCGTTGAAGGCGAAAAACACCTCGCAGTCGGTTTCGAACAGGTTGCGGAAGTATTCCGAGGCGCGCTCGGTCCACTGATCGTCGCCATAGGCGCGGTCGTGGCCGTGGTTGGCCTTCTCCATCGCCGCCCAGGCTTCGGGGCAGATACCGGAATAGTTGTCGCTGGCGAATTGTTGGCTCTTATCTGTCATGACACGGTCCTGTGAACGACGCAGAACAGCACTCTAAACCATCGATTCAGCACTTGCCTATACAACCGGTACAGCGATTTCTGTTCATTCTGGGCCGGCCTATTCGCGGGCACGCCCGCTCCCACAATGGTCCTGCACACGCCAATCACTGTGGGAGCGGGCGCGCCCGCGAAGGGGCCAGCATGGGCGGCACAAAGAGAATGTCGTAAACGCGCCATTGCAAGGCGTGCGCAGGCATCTGACCCGCCCCCGCCAGTCATACCATCGCCACAAAGGGCCACAGTGCCCCACGACAAAAAACGATCGCTGCCGGGAGATACACGATGTTCAGCAAGCAAGACCAGATCCAGGGTTACGACGACGCACTGCTGGCGGCGATGAATGCCGAAGAACAGCGCCAGGAAGATCACATCGAGCTGATCGCCTCGGAGAACTACACCAGCCAGCGCGTCATGCAGGCCCAAGGCAGCGGCCTCACCAACAAATACGCCGAAGGCTACCCGGGCAAGCGCTACTACGGTGGCTGCGAACACGTGGACAAAGTAGAGGCCCTGGCCATCGAGCGCGCCAAGCAGCTGTTCGGTGCCGACTACGCCAACGTCCAGCCGCACTCCGGCTCGTCGGCCAATGGCGCCGTCTACCTGGCCCTGCTGCAAGCCGGTGACACCATCCTCGGCATGAGCCTGGCCCACGGCGGTCACCTGACCCACGGCGCAAAAGTGTCGTCCTCGGGCAAGCTGTACAACGCCGTGCAGTACGGCATCAACACCGACACCGGCCTGATCGACTACGACGAAGTCGAGCGCCTGGCGGTCGAGCACAAGCCGAAAATGATCGTTGCCGGTTTCTCGGCCTACTCCAAGACCCTCGACTTCCCACGCTTCCGCGCCATTGCCGACAAGGTCGGTGCGCTGCTGTTCGTCGACATGGCCCACGTAGCCGGCCTGGTTGCCGCTGGCCTGTACCCGAACCCGATCCCGTTCGCCGATGTGGTGACCACCACCACCCACAAGACCCTGCGCGGCCCTCGTGGCGGCCTGATCCTGGCCAAGTCGAACGAAGAGATCGAGAAGAAGCTGAACGCCGCTGTATTCCCGGGCGCCCAAGGCGGCCCGCTGATGCACGTGATTGCCGCCAAGGCCGTGTGCTTCAAGGAAGCGCTGGAGCCTGGCTTCAAGGCCTACCAGCAGCAAGTGATCGAAAACGCCCAGGCCATGGCCCAGGTGTTCATCGACCGCGGCTACGACGTGGTGTCCGGTGGCACCGACAACCACCTGTTCCTGGTCAGCCTGATCCGCCAG belongs to Pseudomonas putida NBRC 14164 and includes:
- a CDS encoding threonine aldolase family protein, whose protein sequence is MTDKSQQFASDNYSGICPEAWAAMEKANHGHDRAYGDDQWTERASEYFRNLFETDCEVFFAFNGTAANSLALASLCQSYHSVICSETAHVETDECGAPEFFSNGSKLLTAASVNGKLTPQSIREVALKRQDIHYPKPRVVTITQATEVGTVYRPDELKAISATCKELGLNLHMDGARFTNACAFLGCSPAELTWKAGVDVLCFGGTKNGMAVGEAILFFNRQLAEDFDYRCKQAGQLASKMRFLSAPWVGLLEDGAWLRHGNHANHCAQLLALLVSDLPGVELMFPVEANGVFLQMPEHAIEALRAKGWRFYTFIGSGGARFMCSWDTEEERVRELAADIRSIITA
- a CDS encoding serine hydroxymethyltransferase produces the protein MFSKQDQIQGYDDALLAAMNAEEQRQEDHIELIASENYTSQRVMQAQGSGLTNKYAEGYPGKRYYGGCEHVDKVEALAIERAKQLFGADYANVQPHSGSSANGAVYLALLQAGDTILGMSLAHGGHLTHGAKVSSSGKLYNAVQYGINTDTGLIDYDEVERLAVEHKPKMIVAGFSAYSKTLDFPRFRAIADKVGALLFVDMAHVAGLVAAGLYPNPIPFADVVTTTTHKTLRGPRGGLILAKSNEEIEKKLNAAVFPGAQGGPLMHVIAAKAVCFKEALEPGFKAYQQQVIENAQAMAQVFIDRGYDVVSGGTDNHLFLVSLIRQGLTGKDADAALGRAHITVNKNAVPNDPQSPFVTSGLRIGTPAVTTRGFKVAQCVALAGWICDILDNLGDADVEADVAKNVAALCADFPVYR